In Sphingomonas crocodyli, a genomic segment contains:
- a CDS encoding TonB-dependent siderophore receptor, with product MSFSCSLLARLTIGAALPAIAIASTPAFAQATAQRSFDIPAQSLESALLLYMRQSGVQVGYEPADVAGRSSTGISGALTTGEALSRLLGGTGLTYRSTGGTSVRLQAIPRTGGNAVQLGPVRVQGAGNGPAGPIETATGPVPGYRAALTATATRTDSAIRDVPQSIQIVPRTVIEDQAAVRLTDVIQNVSSVQLNGTAGNRAETYNIRGFVASRYAINGFPLTNAAERPEAFLDLANVERVEVLKGPASVMVGLTDPGGVINIVTRAPTEQFSLDGSFQAGSFDFYRSELSVSGPLNASGTLTARVTGALQTDGGFRDEARDSERAFGAAALRWEPDTLTRVDLTADYLDSKQPFDRGLYADENGNHPRDAGNFLGEKWSTNASRKLVLGLAAQRQVVPWLMLRFTGRYTDATSFDSNGVDLQGLEADNRTLRRRVTTRTEAPEDLTMRFEGLIDAFTGGIEHRIMMGVEHNRGEFFFNSARANIGSIDIYNPVYGATPIPVTRQNARYDRETRNWGYYLQDQISLGEQWKALLGLRYDTAKSHQDDIFNDEIIRTSDDALTWRAGLVYQPTNTISVYASYTRSFIPQTGQLIDGTPLAPEKGEQFEGGVKLDIIPDALSLTAAVFQTTKQNVATDDPTDSDFSILTGEQRVRGVEFDLTGEILPGWNIIANAAYLDTEITRDNVFAIGNRLTGVPELSGRLWTSYSVRSGTLKGLSVGGGIRVATKRQIDLDNSFTIEGYETFDASIRYAIDEHWEASVNAQNLTDRFYIEGVQSESNLYAGTPRRVMGTVRARF from the coding sequence ATGTCGTTTTCCTGTTCGTTGCTCGCCCGCCTGACCATCGGCGCGGCGCTCCCTGCCATCGCCATCGCTTCCACCCCCGCTTTTGCCCAGGCCACTGCGCAGCGCAGTTTCGACATTCCCGCTCAATCGCTGGAAAGCGCGCTGTTGCTCTACATGCGCCAGTCGGGCGTGCAGGTCGGTTATGAGCCGGCCGACGTCGCCGGGCGGTCCTCCACCGGCATTTCGGGGGCGCTGACAACGGGCGAGGCTCTGTCCCGCCTGTTGGGCGGAACCGGCCTCACCTATCGATCGACCGGCGGCACATCGGTGCGGCTGCAGGCGATCCCGCGTACCGGCGGCAACGCCGTCCAGCTTGGTCCGGTCCGGGTGCAGGGCGCGGGCAATGGCCCCGCTGGCCCGATCGAAACCGCCACTGGCCCGGTCCCCGGTTATCGCGCCGCGCTGACCGCCACAGCGACGCGGACCGACAGTGCGATCCGCGATGTGCCGCAGTCGATCCAGATCGTCCCCCGCACCGTGATCGAGGATCAGGCGGCTGTGCGCCTGACCGATGTGATCCAGAACGTGTCGAGCGTGCAGTTGAACGGCACCGCCGGCAACCGCGCCGAAACCTACAATATCCGCGGCTTCGTGGCATCGCGCTACGCGATCAACGGCTTCCCGCTGACCAATGCGGCGGAACGGCCCGAGGCTTTTCTCGACCTTGCCAATGTCGAGCGCGTCGAAGTGCTCAAAGGTCCGGCGTCGGTGATGGTAGGCCTTACCGATCCCGGCGGCGTCATCAACATCGTTACCCGTGCACCGACGGAGCAATTCTCGCTCGACGGATCGTTCCAGGCGGGCAGCTTCGATTTCTACCGCAGCGAATTGTCGGTCAGCGGGCCGCTCAACGCATCCGGCACGCTGACGGCGCGTGTCACCGGCGCACTCCAGACCGACGGGGGTTTTCGCGATGAGGCCCGCGACAGCGAACGCGCCTTCGGTGCCGCGGCGCTGCGCTGGGAACCCGATACGCTGACCCGCGTCGATCTGACCGCTGACTATCTCGACAGCAAGCAGCCCTTCGATCGCGGCCTCTATGCCGACGAGAATGGCAATCACCCGCGCGATGCCGGCAACTTCCTCGGCGAAAAATGGTCGACGAACGCCTCGCGCAAACTGGTTCTCGGCCTCGCCGCGCAACGGCAGGTCGTTCCCTGGCTGATGCTGCGCTTCACCGGGCGCTATACCGATGCGACGTCGTTCGACAGCAACGGCGTCGATCTGCAGGGGCTGGAAGCCGACAACCGCACCCTGCGCCGCCGCGTGACCACCCGGACCGAGGCGCCCGAGGATCTCACCATGCGGTTCGAAGGGCTGATCGATGCCTTCACCGGCGGGATCGAACACCGCATCATGATGGGCGTCGAGCATAATCGCGGCGAGTTCTTCTTCAATTCGGCGCGCGCCAATATCGGCTCGATCGACATCTACAACCCGGTCTATGGCGCCACGCCGATCCCGGTGACGCGGCAGAATGCGCGTTACGACCGCGAAACGCGCAACTGGGGCTATTATCTTCAGGATCAGATCAGCCTGGGCGAACAGTGGAAGGCGCTGCTCGGCCTGCGTTACGACACGGCCAAGAGCCATCAGGACGACATCTTCAACGATGAGATCATCCGCACCAGCGATGATGCGCTGACGTGGCGCGCCGGTCTGGTCTATCAGCCGACCAACACGATTTCGGTCTATGCCAGCTATACGCGCAGCTTCATTCCACAGACCGGCCAGTTGATCGACGGCACCCCGCTGGCCCCGGAAAAAGGCGAACAGTTCGAAGGCGGCGTGAAGCTCGATATCATCCCCGACGCCCTGTCGCTGACCGCTGCGGTGTTCCAGACCACCAAGCAGAATGTCGCGACCGACGATCCGACCGATTCCGACTTCTCGATCCTGACCGGCGAGCAGCGGGTGCGCGGCGTCGAGTTCGATCTGACCGGCGAGATCCTGCCCGGCTGGAACATCATCGCCAACGCCGCCTATCTCGATACCGAGATCACGCGCGACAACGTGTTCGCGATCGGCAACCGGCTGACCGGCGTGCCGGAATTGAGCGGGCGGCTGTGGACCAGCTACAGCGTGCGCAGCGGGACGTTGAAGGGCCTGTCGGTCGGCGGCGGCATCCGCGTCGCCACGAAGCGGCAGATCGATCTCGACAACAGCTTCACGATCGAGGGTTACGAGACGTTCGACGCCTCGATCCGCTACGCCATCGACGAGCATTGGGAGGCGTCGGTCAACGCCCAGAACCTGACCGATCGCTTCTACATCGAAGGCGTACAGAGCGAGAGCAACCTCTATGCCGGCACGCCGCGCCGCGTGATGGGCACGGTTCGGGCGCGGTTCTGA
- a CDS encoding GlcG/HbpS family heme-binding protein — MTDGRTILTITAHSAQALLAAAAEAADKAGVPMCIAVSDVGGNLVGFLRMDGAPLLSIDIATNKAYTAVGFGMPTHSWHDFIKDDAPLALGIVHTPRLVTFGGGYPIRSEGAVIGGIGISGGHYHQDMEVATAALTKLGYPVD, encoded by the coding sequence ATGACCGACGGCCGCACCATCCTAACCATCACCGCGCATTCGGCACAGGCGCTGCTCGCCGCGGCGGCCGAGGCGGCGGATAAGGCCGGCGTGCCGATGTGCATCGCGGTCAGCGATGTGGGCGGCAACCTTGTCGGCTTCCTGCGCATGGATGGCGCGCCGCTGCTCAGCATCGATATCGCGACGAACAAGGCCTATACGGCTGTCGGCTTCGGCATGCCCACGCATAGCTGGCACGATTTCATCAAGGATGACGCTCCGCTCGCGCTCGGCATCGTGCACACGCCCCGGCTCGTCACCTTCGGCGGCGGCTATCCGATCCGCAGCGAAGGCGCGGTGATCGGCGGGATCGGCATCAGCGGCGGCCATTATCATCAGGACATGGAGGTCGCGACCGCTGCGCTGACCAAATTGGGCTATCCGGTCGACTAA
- a CDS encoding acyl-CoA dehydrogenase family protein, whose translation MMPSSGRLAYGESHDLFREQVRRLFERELVPHLDRHEREGIVDRAFWKAAGEAGLLCPTVPEAYGGLGLDFSYNAVVDEELAYTGSSAGLSLQSDIVADYIVHYGSEEQKQKLLPGMISGDIIGAIAMTEPGAGSDLRGIRATAQRDGDHYVVNGSKTYITNGQNADFVIVVVKTDAGTGSASTSLVIVEADREGFARGRNLDKIGQHSADTSELFFNEVRIPIGNCLGEEGKGLAYLMTQLPQERLSIAVSAMACTQRAFDEAINFTKDRKAFGKPIFEFQNSRFTLAALAAKIQVGWAHLDWAIARHVAGNLTTAEASAAKLFHSELLGEVADQALQLHGGAGYMNEYMIARLWRDARVTRIYGGTSEIMKEVIARSL comes from the coding sequence ATGATGCCGTCGTCCGGTCGCCTTGCCTATGGCGAGAGCCACGACCTTTTTCGCGAACAGGTCCGGCGTCTCTTCGAACGAGAATTGGTCCCGCATCTCGATCGGCACGAGCGCGAAGGGATCGTCGATCGCGCGTTCTGGAAAGCGGCAGGCGAAGCCGGCCTGCTCTGCCCCACCGTTCCCGAAGCCTATGGCGGCCTGGGTCTCGATTTCAGCTATAATGCGGTGGTCGACGAGGAACTGGCCTATACCGGGTCGTCGGCGGGCCTTTCGCTCCAGTCGGACATCGTTGCGGACTATATCGTCCATTATGGATCGGAGGAGCAGAAGCAGAAGCTGCTGCCCGGCATGATATCCGGCGACATCATCGGCGCGATCGCGATGACCGAGCCCGGCGCCGGATCGGACCTGCGCGGCATCCGCGCGACCGCGCAGCGTGACGGCGATCATTATGTCGTCAACGGATCGAAGACCTACATCACCAACGGCCAGAATGCCGATTTCGTGATCGTCGTGGTGAAGACCGACGCCGGCACCGGATCGGCCAGCACCTCGCTCGTCATCGTCGAGGCTGATCGCGAAGGCTTCGCGCGCGGGCGTAACCTGGACAAGATCGGCCAGCATTCGGCCGACACGTCGGAGTTGTTCTTCAACGAAGTACGCATCCCCATCGGCAATTGCCTGGGCGAGGAAGGCAAGGGCTTAGCCTATCTGATGACCCAGTTGCCGCAGGAACGGCTGTCGATCGCGGTCTCGGCAATGGCCTGCACGCAGCGCGCGTTCGATGAAGCGATTAATTTCACCAAGGATCGCAAGGCGTTCGGCAAACCGATTTTCGAGTTCCAGAACAGCCGCTTCACCCTCGCCGCGCTCGCCGCGAAGATCCAAGTTGGCTGGGCGCATCTCGACTGGGCGATCGCGCGCCATGTCGCAGGCAACCTTACGACCGCCGAAGCCTCCGCCGCCAAGCTGTTCCATTCGGAACTCCTCGGCGAAGTCGCCGATCAGGCGCTCCAGCTGCACGGCGGGGCGGGCTATATGAACGAATATATGATCGCCCGCCTGTGGCGCGACGCACGTGTGACCCGCATCTATGGCGGCACATCGGAGATCATGAAGGAAGTGATCGCCCGGTCGCTCTGA
- a CDS encoding energy transducer TonB, producing the protein MGVHGNVVAQEADETGGDALPEATAYAPQRRSWLALALTLTVQSIPLALALWVWTPALVQIAPASDLAVFDVTSPVEPASEPEPAPPEPAPVDPPLSEVAPAPTDVAPGDLPIPQPPVPAARSTSQAPVQPPAPPPTKPAPNDQQSADWHARVLGRLNAVKAYPASARARRQQGVTMIRLVIDRGGKVLDVGLERSSGFALLDREALALPGRAMPLPAPPDNVPGQRIELVVPVEFYF; encoded by the coding sequence ATGGGCGTGCATGGGAACGTGGTGGCGCAAGAGGCGGACGAGACCGGTGGCGATGCGCTGCCGGAGGCGACCGCCTATGCGCCCCAGCGCCGGTCCTGGCTGGCGCTGGCCCTCACGCTCACCGTGCAGTCGATCCCGCTCGCGCTCGCGCTGTGGGTCTGGACGCCAGCGCTGGTGCAGATCGCGCCCGCATCCGACCTTGCAGTGTTCGACGTGACGTCCCCCGTCGAACCGGCCAGCGAGCCCGAGCCGGCTCCCCCCGAACCGGCGCCGGTCGATCCCCCCTTGAGCGAGGTCGCCCCGGCACCGACAGACGTCGCACCGGGCGACCTCCCGATCCCGCAGCCTCCCGTGCCCGCCGCCCGCTCGACATCGCAAGCGCCCGTCCAACCGCCCGCTCCGCCGCCGACCAAGCCTGCGCCGAACGACCAGCAGTCCGCCGACTGGCATGCGCGGGTGCTCGGGCGGCTCAACGCGGTGAAAGCCTATCCGGCCTCAGCGCGGGCGCGGCGGCAGCAGGGGGTGACGATGATCCGCCTGGTGATCGACCGTGGCGGCAAAGTGCTCGACGTCGGCCTCGAACGCAGCTCAGGTTTCGCCTTGCTTGATCGTGAGGCACTCGCCTTACCTGGCCGCGCGATGCCGCTGCCGGCTCCCCCCGATAATGTGCCCGGCCAGCGGATCGAGTTGGTAGTACCGGTTGAGTTCTACTTCTGA
- a CDS encoding AbrB family transcriptional regulator — MGHYGRIAALLVVSALFAALLDVIGLPAALLLGPMIAAIVFASRGWEWELPKAPYQIAQAVIGLLVAKSLDPAIVATAWRAPWLFLSTALVTVAIGLCLGWLLARRGILPGKTAIWGSMPGAAAAMTLMAREDGADWQLVATMMWLRVIMVAVLGSSLAALLGAQHGSHLAGQDWFPPIDMRHLAETVVIGVAGLAIGRVTRLPAPAFTGPLLVAMVAVYFGLARPQLPGWLLAASYLSVGWQIGLGFTPEITRKVARLAPRLLVSLGGMILACALYSLVLARLSGQDLMTAYLATSPGGIDAVAIIATSVHVDVPFVLAMQLVRFIAVIIIGPLLARAVATRMTVAAP; from the coding sequence GTGGGGCATTACGGCCGGATCGCGGCGCTTCTGGTCGTATCTGCGCTGTTCGCGGCGCTCCTGGATGTGATCGGTCTTCCCGCGGCGCTCCTGCTGGGGCCGATGATCGCGGCGATCGTCTTCGCCTCGCGCGGGTGGGAGTGGGAACTTCCCAAGGCGCCCTATCAGATCGCACAGGCGGTGATCGGGCTGCTGGTCGCCAAGTCGCTCGATCCCGCCATCGTCGCGACGGCATGGCGGGCACCGTGGCTGTTCCTGTCGACGGCGCTGGTGACGGTGGCGATCGGGCTGTGCCTCGGTTGGTTGCTTGCGCGTCGCGGCATCCTGCCGGGTAAGACCGCGATCTGGGGTTCGATGCCCGGCGCTGCCGCCGCGATGACGCTGATGGCGCGTGAGGATGGCGCCGACTGGCAATTGGTGGCGACGATGATGTGGCTGCGGGTCATCATGGTCGCGGTGCTCGGATCGTCACTCGCCGCCTTGCTCGGGGCGCAGCATGGCAGCCATTTGGCCGGACAGGACTGGTTTCCGCCGATCGATATGCGCCATCTGGCTGAGACGGTGGTGATCGGCGTTGCGGGGCTTGCGATCGGTCGCGTCACGCGGCTGCCGGCGCCCGCCTTCACCGGCCCGCTCCTCGTCGCGATGGTCGCGGTCTATTTCGGCCTCGCCCGTCCGCAGCTTCCCGGTTGGCTGCTGGCGGCGTCGTATCTCAGCGTCGGATGGCAGATTGGGCTTGGCTTCACGCCTGAGATCACGCGCAAGGTCGCCCGGCTCGCGCCGCGCTTGCTGGTGTCGCTAGGGGGCATGATCCTCGCCTGCGCGCTTTACAGCCTCGTCCTCGCCCGCCTGTCGGGTCAGGATCTGATGACCGCCTATCTGGCGACCAGCCCCGGAGGGATCGATGCCGTCGCGATCATCGCGACGTCGGTCCATGTCGATGTGCCATTCGTGCTGGCGATGCAGCTTGTGCGCTTCATCGCCGTCATCATCATCGGGCCGCTGCTGGCTCGCGCTGTCGCGACGCGCATGACCGTCGCGGCGCCTTAG
- a CDS encoding phosphotransferase: protein MSAKADDNVGAGAIRADHRFDEAALARWMEANVDGFAGPLTVEQFKGGQSNPTYKLITPGRAYVLRRKPPGQLLKGAHAVDREARVIAALGTAGFPVPRMFGLCTDEAVIGTWFYVMEMVEGRIFWDATIPEVGNAERAALFDAMNATIADLHKVDYAAIGLGDYGRPGNYFARQIARWSQQYLDDAEAGRDPNMDRLVAWLPDNIPAADETAITHGDFRIDNMIFHPTEPRVIAVLDWELSTLGHPGADFAYHAMMYRMPPHIVAGLGGADIAALGIPDEADYLAAYCRRTGRDAMPEYDFYVAFNFFRLAAIFHGIKGRVIRGTASSAQAKERVGVLPELTAIAWEQAVRAGAR from the coding sequence ATGAGCGCCAAGGCCGACGACAATGTTGGCGCGGGCGCGATCCGGGCCGATCACCGCTTCGACGAGGCGGCGCTGGCGCGCTGGATGGAGGCGAATGTCGACGGCTTTGCCGGGCCGCTGACGGTCGAGCAGTTCAAGGGCGGCCAATCCAATCCGACCTATAAGCTGATCACGCCCGGCCGGGCCTATGTGCTGCGCCGCAAGCCGCCGGGCCAGTTGCTGAAGGGCGCGCATGCGGTCGATCGCGAGGCGCGCGTCATCGCGGCGCTGGGCACGGCGGGTTTCCCGGTGCCGCGGATGTTCGGGCTGTGCACCGACGAAGCGGTGATCGGCACGTGGTTCTACGTGATGGAGATGGTCGAAGGGCGCATCTTCTGGGACGCGACGATACCCGAAGTTGGCAATGCGGAGCGCGCCGCCTTGTTCGACGCGATGAACGCGACGATCGCCGATCTCCACAAGGTCGATTATGCGGCGATCGGGCTGGGCGACTATGGCCGGCCGGGCAATTATTTCGCGCGGCAGATCGCGCGCTGGTCGCAGCAATATCTCGACGATGCCGAGGCGGGGCGCGATCCCAACATGGATCGACTGGTCGCCTGGTTGCCCGACAACATCCCGGCGGCGGACGAGACCGCGATCACGCATGGCGACTTCCGCATCGACAATATGATCTTCCACCCGACCGAGCCGCGCGTCATCGCCGTGCTCGATTGGGAATTGTCGACGCTGGGCCATCCCGGCGCCGACTTTGCTTATCATGCGATGATGTATCGGATGCCGCCGCATATCGTCGCGGGGCTGGGCGGGGCGGATATTGCGGCGCTCGGCATTCCGGACGAGGCCGATTATCTCGCGGCCTATTGCCGTCGCACCGGGCGGGACGCGATGCCCGAATATGACTTCTACGTCGCGTTCAACTTCTTCCGGCTCGCCGCGATCTTCCACGGGATCAAGGGCCGGGTGATCCGCGGCACCGCGTCCTCCGCACAGGCCAAGGAGCGCGTGGGCGTATTGCCCGAACTGACGGCGATCGCGTGGGAGCAGGCCGTCCGGGCCGGCGCGCGATAG
- a CDS encoding SDR family NAD(P)-dependent oxidoreductase, producing MRLSGTAAVVTGAASGLGEATARALAAEGVKVAIFDLNEAAGEAIAAEIGGTFCKVDVTNDASVDAAFAKARAAHGQERILINCAGIGNAIKTASRDKATGEAKHFPLDAFEKVIQVNLIGSFRCIAKAAAGMLSLDPMADGERGAIVNTASVAAEDGQMGQAAYSASKGGIVGMTLPIARDLMSEGIRVNTILPGIFATPLMLGMGDKVVDALSAMVPFPKRLGMPAEYAALAIEMCRNSYFNGEDVRLDGAIRMAPR from the coding sequence ATGAGACTTTCGGGAACGGCGGCGGTGGTGACAGGCGCGGCGAGTGGCCTGGGCGAGGCGACGGCGCGCGCGCTGGCGGCCGAGGGCGTCAAGGTCGCGATCTTCGACCTGAACGAGGCGGCCGGCGAGGCCATCGCGGCCGAGATCGGCGGCACCTTCTGCAAGGTCGACGTGACCAACGATGCCTCGGTCGACGCGGCTTTCGCGAAGGCGCGGGCTGCGCATGGGCAGGAACGCATCCTGATCAACTGCGCGGGCATCGGTAATGCGATCAAGACCGCGAGCCGCGACAAAGCGACCGGCGAGGCCAAGCATTTCCCGCTCGATGCCTTCGAAAAGGTGATCCAGGTCAACCTGATCGGCAGCTTCCGCTGCATCGCCAAGGCGGCGGCGGGCATGCTGTCGCTCGATCCGATGGCGGATGGCGAACGCGGGGCGATCGTGAACACCGCATCGGTTGCGGCCGAGGATGGGCAGATGGGGCAGGCGGCCTATTCGGCGTCGAAGGGCGGCATCGTGGGCATGACCCTGCCGATCGCGCGCGACCTGATGAGCGAGGGTATTCGCGTCAATACGATCCTGCCGGGCATCTTCGCCACCCCGCTGATGCTGGGTATGGGCGACAAGGTGGTCGATGCGCTGTCGGCGATGGTGCCTTTCCCCAAGCGGTTGGGCATGCCGGCCGAATATGCGGCGCTGGCGATCGAGATGTGCCGCAACAGCTATTTCAACGGCGAAGATGTGCGGCTCGACGGTGCGATCCGCATGGCGCCGCGCTGA
- a CDS encoding acyl-CoA dehydrogenase family protein, which produces MSGAHDVDVGALADRVEAFVRDVVVPYEKDPRCGAHGPAEDLVVELRQKARAAGVLTPHILPDGGHLTQRETATVLIRSGLSPLGPTAVNTMAPDEGNMYLLGKVGTAEQKAHFLDPLVSGDARSAFFMTEPAAEGGAGSDPSMMQTICRMDGNHWVINGRKAFITGAEGAKVGIVMAKSEETGGACMFLVDLPHPAITLDRILDTIDSSMPGGHAVATISNLRVPADQMLGEAGEGFKYAQVRLSPARLSHCMRWLGACIRANEIASDYACRRMAFGKPLIDHEGVGFMLAENLIDLRQAEQMIYWCADVLDSGSLGTVESSMAKVAVSEALMRIADRCVQVMGATGVSGDTIVEQVFREIRAFRIYDGPTEVHKWSLAKKIKRDHKAANA; this is translated from the coding sequence ATGAGTGGCGCACATGATGTGGATGTCGGCGCGCTGGCCGACCGGGTCGAAGCCTTCGTGCGCGACGTTGTCGTTCCCTATGAAAAGGATCCGCGCTGCGGCGCGCATGGCCCTGCGGAAGATCTGGTGGTCGAGTTGCGCCAGAAGGCGCGTGCCGCTGGCGTCCTCACACCGCACATCCTGCCCGATGGTGGGCACCTGACCCAACGCGAGACCGCGACGGTCCTGATCCGTTCGGGCTTGTCCCCGCTCGGCCCTACCGCGGTCAACACGATGGCGCCCGATGAGGGTAATATGTACCTGCTCGGCAAGGTCGGCACCGCCGAGCAGAAGGCGCACTTCCTCGATCCGCTGGTGTCGGGCGATGCGCGATCGGCCTTCTTCATGACCGAACCGGCGGCCGAGGGTGGTGCGGGTTCTGATCCCTCGATGATGCAGACGATCTGCCGGATGGACGGCAACCACTGGGTGATCAACGGGCGCAAGGCATTCATCACCGGCGCTGAGGGCGCGAAGGTCGGTATCGTGATGGCGAAGTCGGAGGAGACCGGCGGCGCGTGCATGTTCCTGGTCGATCTGCCGCATCCCGCGATCACCCTGGATCGCATCCTCGATACGATCGACTCGTCGATGCCCGGCGGCCATGCGGTCGCGACGATCAGCAATCTGCGCGTGCCGGCGGATCAGATGCTGGGCGAGGCGGGGGAGGGCTTCAAATATGCGCAAGTGCGGCTGAGCCCGGCGCGGCTTTCGCACTGCATGCGTTGGCTGGGCGCGTGCATTCGCGCGAACGAGATTGCGAGCGATTATGCCTGCCGCCGCATGGCGTTCGGCAAGCCGCTGATCGACCATGAGGGCGTCGGCTTCATGCTCGCCGAAAATCTGATCGACCTGCGCCAGGCCGAACAGATGATCTATTGGTGTGCGGACGTCCTGGACAGCGGATCGCTCGGCACGGTCGAAAGCTCGATGGCCAAGGTCGCGGTGTCGGAGGCGCTGATGCGGATCGCCGATCGCTGCGTGCAGGTGATGGGCGCGACCGGCGTTTCGGGCGATACGATCGTCGAGCAGGTATTCCGCGAAATCCGCGCCTTCCGCATCTATGACGGCCCCACCGAAGTCCACAAATGGAGCCTCGCCAAGAAGATCAAGCGCGACCACAAGGCCGCCAACGCATGA
- a CDS encoding TetR family transcriptional regulator: MPSSNERSSSRQALIDAAKSLMIERGSIEVSLSEIAQRSGLNSALVKYYFGGKQGLLLALLEDVLGPSMRQMEGLLTMDVPSVEKLKLHVKGIINIYFRYPFVNRLIHYLFEDQQAGEKVAETISRPLAKTQRSLIEQGIAEGVFKPIDPKLVYFIVLGACDHLFFGTQMLRIAFGVEGVDDDLRRSYTDTLLELLLNGMTVDKPPVERGGPRVRLL; this comes from the coding sequence GTGCCGTCGAGTAACGAAAGGAGCTCGTCGCGGCAGGCGCTGATCGACGCTGCAAAGTCGTTGATGATCGAGCGCGGCTCCATCGAAGTGTCGCTGAGCGAGATCGCACAGCGATCCGGCCTGAACTCGGCGCTCGTCAAATATTATTTCGGTGGGAAGCAGGGGCTTCTTCTTGCGCTGCTCGAAGATGTTCTGGGGCCGAGCATGCGGCAGATGGAAGGTCTGCTGACGATGGATGTGCCTTCGGTCGAAAAACTGAAGCTACACGTCAAGGGCATCATCAACATCTATTTCCGCTATCCCTTCGTCAATCGATTGATCCATTATCTGTTCGAGGATCAGCAGGCGGGCGAGAAGGTGGCGGAGACGATATCACGCCCATTGGCCAAGACGCAGCGCAGCTTGATCGAACAGGGCATTGCCGAAGGCGTGTTCAAGCCGATCGATCCCAAACTGGTCTACTTCATCGTGCTTGGGGCGTGCGATCACCTGTTCTTCGGCACGCAGATGCTGCGGATCGCCTTTGGCGTCGAAGGCGTCGATGATGATCTGCGCCGGTCGTACACCGATACGCTGCTCGAGCTTCTGCTCAACGGCATGACGGTCGATAAGCCGCCGGTCGAGCGGGGAGGGCCGCGGGTCAGATTGCTCTGA
- a CDS encoding hydroxymethylglutaryl-CoA lyase, with product MIQNSSIEIVEVSPRDGIQNEKRPFSVDEKIELIERAVAAGARRIEVGSFVRADRVPQMAGSEEVIARLRLPSDVVTIGLVMNKKGLLRALETPIGEIGAVCIASDSFGQRNQGQTSNESVDVARDIISFAGQEGRRAQVTIGAAFGCPFEGEVDSEHVVEMARRLADAGPVEIALADTIGVAVPAQVSALIGRVREAIGALPVRVHLHNTRGTGIANAWAAIEAGTTTLDSSIGGIGGCPFAPRATGNIATEDLAYMLDRSGIESGYSLDRLIETATWLGGVMERDLPGLVSRAGGFPKPTI from the coding sequence ATGATCCAAAACAGTAGCATCGAGATCGTGGAGGTTTCCCCCCGCGATGGAATCCAGAACGAGAAGCGTCCCTTTTCGGTCGATGAGAAGATCGAACTGATCGAGCGCGCGGTGGCGGCCGGCGCGCGACGGATCGAGGTCGGCAGCTTCGTTCGCGCCGATCGCGTGCCGCAGATGGCGGGCAGCGAGGAAGTGATCGCCCGGCTGCGCCTGCCGTCCGACGTCGTCACCATCGGGCTGGTGATGAACAAGAAGGGATTGCTACGCGCGCTGGAGACACCGATCGGGGAGATCGGCGCGGTCTGCATCGCCAGCGACAGCTTCGGGCAGCGCAATCAGGGGCAGACATCGAACGAGTCCGTCGATGTCGCCCGCGACATCATCAGCTTTGCCGGACAGGAGGGGCGCCGCGCACAGGTCACGATCGGCGCTGCCTTCGGCTGTCCGTTCGAAGGCGAGGTCGATAGCGAGCATGTCGTCGAAATGGCCCGTCGCCTGGCCGATGCCGGACCGGTCGAGATCGCGCTGGCCGATACGATCGGCGTCGCGGTGCCCGCACAGGTTTCGGCATTGATCGGCCGCGTACGCGAGGCGATCGGCGCCCTGCCCGTTCGCGTCCACCTCCACAATACCCGCGGGACCGGGATCGCGAATGCCTGGGCCGCGATCGAAGCGGGTACGACGACGCTCGACAGCTCGATCGGCGGCATCGGCGGTTGCCCGTTCGCACCGCGCGCCACCGGCAATATCGCGACCGAAGACCTGGCCTATATGCTCGATCGATCCGGGATCGAGAGCGGCTATTCGCTCGATCGCCTGATCGAGACCGCGACATGGCTTGGCGGCGTGATGGAGCGCGATCTGCCGGGCCTCGTCAGCCGCGCCGGCGGATTTCCCAAACCCACGATCTGA